In a single window of the Papaver somniferum cultivar HN1 chromosome 8, ASM357369v1, whole genome shotgun sequence genome:
- the LOC113302615 gene encoding bifunctional TH2 protein, mitochondrial-like, translating to MEEEAILYSKCFLNNTSASTSDSRSRSKLGLDPTKETIIHTATAKYGEFLLATASGDIQVHEIPIHQSKIPAYTLGAMMPSLRLYAVHSKAVRELGTPHGSSHARSKWIKEYTYENFKISFLHAEVLLDKLCNSLAQEEIEVVKRLYRPAMRLKMDFFNSRQSALIIPVYTKLDPKEHLMLFADFDFTCTDLGSLGILKNIAIVTAQKADQLLQGQDRDKPSHITSTDLKNTWELLSQQSTLEYDKCIKKIMLGEKALSFNYDVLQSLHSALVELSSSEGQAVSRIFDYGVLKAINLEDIKQAGKYMILKNGCMNFFKKVNKLDVSTLLSGFRNA from the exons ATGGAGGAAGAAGCAATACTCTACTCGAAATGCTTTTTAAACAATACTTCTGCGTCAACTTCAGATTCACGGAGCCGTTCG AAACTGGGTTTAGACCCTACAAAAGAAACCATTATTCACACTGCAACAGCAAAATACGGAGAGTTCTTGTTAGCGACTGCATCTGGTGATATACAAGTTCATGAAATTCCAATACATCAGTCAAAAATTCCTGCTTATACTCTTGGTGCTATGATGCCAAGCCTGAGACTCTATGCCGTTCATAGTAAGGCGGTGCGAGAACTTGGTACTCCTCATGGTAGTTCTCACGCACGTAGCAAGTGGATCAAAGAATATACTTATGAAAATTTCAAG ATATCATTTCTGCATGCTGAGGTATTGCTTGATAAGCTATGCAACTCTTTGGCCCAGGAAGAGATTGAAGTCGTAAAAAGGCTTTATCGTCCTGCTATGAGACTTAAAATGGACTTCTTTAATTCTCGACAGTCTGCCCTGATCATCCCAGTATATACAAAGCTTGATCCTAAGGAACATCTGATGCTATTTGCTGATTTTGACTTTACATGTACTGATCTGGGTTCTTTGGGAATTTTAAAAAACATTGCAATAGTGACTGCTCAAAAAGCCGATCAGCTACTGCAGGGTCAGGATAGAGACAAACCTTCTCATATTACATCAACAGATTTGAAGAATACTTGGGAGCTTCTTTCCCAGCAGTCTACTCTCGAGTATGATAAGTGTATAAAGAAAATTATGCTCGGTGAAAAAG CTCTTAGTTTTAATTATGACGTACTCCAGTCACTCCACAGTGCCCTTGTAGAGCTCTCATCTTCTGAGGGACAAGCGGTTTCAAGAATATTTGATTATGGTGTACTGAAAGCCATAAACTTGGAGGACATAAAGCAAGCTGGCAAGTATATGATACTTAAAAATGGTTGTATGAATTTTTTCAAGAAGGTGAACAAGCTCGATGTATCAACCCTATTGTCTGGATTCAGAAATGCTTAA
- the LOC113306245 gene encoding acetylajmalan esterase-like codes for MAARMFRFCRTVFFMLLLGTSLSINADDSEDTTMVIGCPYTSIYNFGTLSKVTGNYEVVDYISSAFRLPSPKPYAANKKDVKFVYGADFAVEGSTALDTYFTTNNYVSKQVDQFVTHLSSICSNRQECWKKLRHAVFLVEEFRSRDYFHALSEGIKALMELSSQHPQVQIVFADYYKTFIALLKSLRKTCGGSKGGDATAVCSDPKKYIHSNENHLTQEANKFMAEAIVTAGSESFVYPKLNLPYRSHCVM; via the exons ATGGCAGCCAGGATGTTCCGCTTTTGTCGGACTGTATTTTTCATGTTGCTTTTGGGTACATCTTTAAGTATTAACGCTGATGATAGCGAGGACACTACCATGGTGATAGGGTGTCCCTACACCTCCATATATAACTTTGGTACGCTGTCAAAGGTTACTGGAAATTATGAAGTGGTAGATTATATATCCTCAGCTTTTCGTCTTCCATCTCCGAAACCATATGCAGCAAACAAGAAAGATGTGAAGTTTGTTTATGGAGCAGACTTTGCAGTAGAAGGTTCAACTGCGCTCGACACGTATTTTACAACCAACAATTATGTCAGCAAACAAGTTGATCAGTTCGTGACACATCTATCGTCTATCTGCTCCAACCGTCAGGAGTGTTGGAAGAAGCTACGTCATGCAGTTTTCTTGGTGGAGGAATTCAGAAGCAGGGACTACTTTCATGCCCTCTCGGAGGGTATAAAG GCACTTATGGAGCTAAGCAGCCAGCACCCTCAGGTTCAGATTGTATTTGCTGATTACTATAAGACGTTTATAGCCCTACTCAAGAGTCTAAGAAAAACTTGTGGTGGAAGTAAAGGTGGTGATGCTACTGCAGTATGTTCTGATCCTAAAAAATACATTCACTCAAACGAGAATCATCTGACCCAAGAGGCTAACAAATTTATGGCAGAAGCGATCGTCACTGCTGGAAGTGAAAGTTTCgtgtatccaaaactcaatctaCCTTATAGATCGCATTGTGTGATGTAG
- the LOC113306244 gene encoding S-protein homolog 24-like gives MGMEVILGGITLLSDELTWFKNEASKWDVMLHGIALQEINQNHCRSIQDDLGRHALSYQQNIHWHFKMDLLGTTLFWCDMWWNDASGKLVSGEYDLYDFGRDYKRCQNYCHYPIRRDGVYAWFSKTQEYQLVYEWPKPETEEKGGAVAASALPASRKNLVSKRSADSKSK, from the exons ATGGGGATGGAAGTTATATTAGGTGGTATTACTTTGTTGAGTGACGAACTCACATGGTTCAAGAATGAAGCTTCAAAATGGGATGTTATGCTCCATGGTATTGCTCTTCAAGAGATAAACCAGAACCACTGCAG ATCAATTCAGGATGATCTTGGGAGACATGCATTGTCTTATCAGCAGAATATTCATTGGCATTTCAAGATGGATTTGTTGGGCACAACATTGTTTTGGTGTGATATGTGGTGGAATGACGCAAGTGGAAAACTAGTGTCAGGTGAGTATGACCTGTACGACTTCGGAAGAGATTATAAGAGATGCCAAAACTATTGCCATTATCCTATCCGTCGAGACGGTGTTTATGCATGGTTTAGCAAAACTCAGGAATATCAATTGGTATATGAATGGCCTAAACCGGAAACAGAAGAGAAGGGAGGTGCTGTTGCTGCTTCTGCTCTACCTGCCTCGAGGAAGAACTTAGTTAGTAAGAGATCAGCTGATTCGAAATCAAAATGA